Proteins encoded in a region of the Haloglomus salinum genome:
- a CDS encoding pyridoxal-phosphate dependent enzyme: MTDLHCPACGNEYADRWRCECGEPLEYEQPLPDADSPADADLDLSRGLWAFSEFLPVEPHVTLGEGPTPLVEAPAWDAEFKLDWTFPSGSFKDRGATAVLSRAAELGVERVVEDSSGNAGAAIATYAARSGIDCAVYVPADVKPGKVRAIERAGAAVERVEGSREAVTDACVAAVEGGEGWYASHAWNPYFFAGTATMAYELAWQRGWSVPDAVVLPLGHGTMFLGAYRGFRALRDAGWTDSMPRLLGAQAAGYAPVVEELHGEAAAAGDNDAADGIQIREPVRFGEILGAVEATDGDAIALGSEAVERELDALHRAGFYVEPTCAVAPAALRAYRERREVAADDDVVVGLSGSGLKG, encoded by the coding sequence ATGACCGACCTCCACTGCCCCGCGTGCGGGAACGAGTACGCCGACCGCTGGCGCTGCGAGTGTGGGGAACCGCTGGAGTACGAGCAGCCGCTGCCGGACGCCGACAGCCCGGCCGACGCCGACCTCGACCTCTCACGGGGGCTGTGGGCGTTCTCCGAGTTCCTGCCTGTCGAGCCCCACGTGACGCTAGGCGAGGGGCCGACGCCGCTGGTCGAGGCGCCGGCGTGGGACGCCGAGTTCAAACTCGACTGGACGTTCCCCTCTGGGTCGTTCAAGGACCGCGGGGCGACGGCGGTGCTGTCGCGAGCCGCGGAGCTGGGCGTCGAGCGGGTCGTAGAGGACTCCTCGGGGAACGCCGGGGCCGCTATCGCCACCTACGCCGCGCGGTCGGGTATCGACTGTGCGGTGTACGTCCCCGCAGACGTGAAGCCGGGGAAGGTCCGGGCCATCGAGCGGGCCGGCGCCGCGGTCGAGCGCGTGGAGGGGAGCCGCGAGGCCGTGACCGACGCCTGCGTCGCAGCCGTCGAAGGCGGGGAGGGCTGGTACGCGAGCCACGCGTGGAACCCCTACTTCTTCGCCGGGACCGCGACGATGGCGTACGAACTCGCGTGGCAGCGCGGCTGGTCGGTGCCGGACGCGGTGGTGCTGCCGCTGGGCCACGGGACGATGTTCCTCGGCGCGTACCGGGGCTTCCGGGCACTCCGGGACGCGGGGTGGACCGACTCGATGCCGCGGCTGCTGGGCGCACAGGCCGCCGGGTACGCGCCCGTGGTCGAGGAACTGCACGGCGAGGCGGCCGCCGCGGGCGACAACGACGCCGCCGACGGCATCCAGATACGGGAGCCGGTCCGGTTCGGCGAGATACTGGGCGCGGTGGAGGCGACCGACGGTGACGCCATCGCGCTCGGGAGCGAGGCCGTCGAGCGGGAACTCGACGCGCTCCACCGGGCGGGCTTCTACGTCGAGCCGACCTGTGCGGTCGCACCCGCGGCACTGCGCGCGTATCGCGAGCGCAGGGAGGTGGCCGCGGACGACGACGTGGTGGTCGGGCTGAGCGGGAGCGGGCTGAAAGGGTAG
- a CDS encoding O-acetylhomoserine aminocarboxypropyltransferase/cysteine synthase family protein — translation MDDQDDRQLATDSLHAGQEPDSATGARAPPLYQTTSYVFEDAEDAAAQFELSKPGYIYSRLMNPTLETLQERLAALEGGVGAAVTSSGMAAFDLTTFLLAEAGDNIVSASSLYGGTYTYLTHTVERRGITTRFVDTLDYDAYAEAIDEDTAYVHLETIGNPALDTPDIQRVADIAHEHGTPLFVDNTFATPALCRPLEHGADLVWNSTTKWLHGSGTTIGGVVVDGGSFPWAEYADDYPEIAKDNPAYHGVNFAETFGEQAFTYAAIARGLRDLGNQQSPFDAWQTIQGIETLPLRMERHCENAMAVAEFLDQHEDVAWVNYPGLESHPTHDTASEYLDGGYGGMITFGLAGGYEAARGTVESTELASLLANVGDAKTLIIHPASTTHQQLTDEEKESSGVTDDLVRLSVGIEDPGRIIDDLRQAIEAAT, via the coding sequence ATGGACGACCAAGACGACCGACAGCTCGCGACAGACTCGCTCCACGCCGGCCAGGAGCCCGACTCCGCGACGGGTGCCCGCGCGCCGCCGCTGTACCAGACCACCTCCTACGTGTTCGAGGACGCCGAGGACGCCGCCGCGCAGTTCGAACTCTCGAAGCCGGGCTACATCTACTCCCGGCTGATGAACCCGACGCTGGAGACGCTCCAGGAGCGCCTCGCCGCGCTGGAGGGCGGCGTCGGCGCCGCGGTCACCTCCTCCGGGATGGCCGCGTTCGACCTGACGACGTTCCTGCTCGCCGAGGCCGGCGACAACATCGTCTCCGCGTCCTCGCTGTACGGTGGCACCTACACCTACCTCACCCACACCGTCGAGCGGCGGGGCATCACGACACGCTTCGTCGACACGCTCGACTACGACGCCTACGCGGAGGCCATCGACGAGGACACCGCGTACGTCCACCTCGAGACCATCGGCAACCCCGCGCTGGACACGCCGGACATCCAGCGCGTGGCGGACATCGCCCACGAGCACGGGACGCCGCTGTTCGTGGACAACACGTTCGCGACGCCCGCGCTCTGCCGGCCCCTGGAGCACGGCGCCGACCTCGTCTGGAACTCCACGACGAAGTGGCTCCACGGCTCCGGGACGACTATCGGGGGGGTCGTCGTCGACGGCGGCTCGTTCCCCTGGGCGGAGTACGCCGACGACTACCCCGAGATCGCGAAGGACAACCCCGCGTACCACGGCGTCAACTTCGCCGAGACGTTCGGCGAGCAGGCGTTCACCTACGCTGCCATCGCCCGCGGGCTGCGTGACCTCGGCAACCAGCAGTCACCGTTCGACGCCTGGCAGACCATCCAGGGCATCGAGACGCTCCCCCTGCGGATGGAGCGCCACTGCGAGAACGCGATGGCCGTCGCCGAGTTCCTCGACCAGCACGAGGACGTGGCGTGGGTCAACTACCCTGGCCTCGAATCGCACCCGACCCACGACACCGCCAGCGAGTACCTCGATGGGGGCTACGGCGGGATGATAACCTTCGGGCTGGCGGGCGGCTACGAGGCCGCCCGCGGGACTGTCGAGTCGACCGAACTCGCCAGCCTCCTCGCGAACGTCGGCGACGCGAAGACGCTCATCATCCACCCCGCCTCCACGACCCACCAGCAACTGACCGACGAGGAGAAGGAGTCCTCCGGTGTCACGGACGACCTCGTTCGCCTCTCGGTCGGCATCGAGGACCCCGGCCGCATCATCGACGACCTCCGGCAGGCCATCGAGGCCGCGACCTGA
- a CDS encoding DUF373 family protein, whose product MLLVLCVDLDDDLGRKTDHDTPVIGREHVERAAVDLATADPEDSDVNVCFEGCHLYDRITDETVEVAVVTGNERGDVAANREVGDEVDTVLASLATGEDVRALVVTDGAQDESVIPVIRSRVPIDGVRRVVVRQAQDLESMYYTFKQVLSDPETRGTILVPMGILLLIYPVAILADLLGLPGSTLGVVSALLGLYILARGLAVERTIDRAVERARTSLFTGRVTLVTYVVAAALLVVGGVTGVEVVETLRATSGGTLGPGRTVAALVNGAVEWFAAAGVIASFGRVTDEYIAGGFRWRYLNAPFYVIAIAVVLHGVSAFFLALPYADLTYLAAALAGGTLLGLFSTLAFAIAEQRAPRRPDSKAA is encoded by the coding sequence GTGCTGCTCGTGCTGTGTGTCGACCTCGACGACGACCTCGGCCGGAAGACGGACCACGATACACCCGTCATCGGCCGCGAGCATGTCGAGCGCGCAGCGGTGGACCTCGCAACGGCGGACCCCGAGGACTCGGACGTGAACGTCTGCTTCGAGGGCTGTCACCTCTACGACCGCATCACCGACGAGACCGTCGAGGTGGCCGTCGTCACCGGCAACGAGCGCGGCGACGTGGCCGCCAACCGCGAGGTCGGCGACGAGGTCGACACGGTGCTCGCCTCCCTCGCGACGGGCGAGGACGTCCGGGCGCTCGTGGTCACCGACGGCGCCCAGGACGAGTCCGTCATTCCCGTCATCCGCTCGCGGGTTCCCATCGATGGCGTTCGCCGCGTCGTCGTCAGACAGGCCCAGGACCTCGAATCGATGTACTACACGTTCAAGCAGGTCCTCTCGGACCCAGAGACCCGCGGGACCATCCTCGTTCCGATGGGCATCCTGCTGCTCATCTACCCGGTCGCCATCCTCGCGGACCTGCTCGGGTTACCGGGGTCGACGCTGGGGGTGGTCTCGGCGTTGCTGGGGCTGTACATCCTCGCACGCGGGCTCGCGGTCGAGCGCACCATCGACCGCGCGGTCGAGCGCGCCCGGACGAGCCTGTTCACCGGCCGTGTGACGCTCGTCACGTACGTCGTCGCTGCCGCGCTGCTGGTCGTGGGGGGAGTGACGGGCGTCGAGGTGGTCGAGACGCTCCGTGCGACATCGGGCGGGACGCTCGGCCCCGGGCGGACGGTCGCGGCGCTCGTCAACGGGGCCGTCGAGTGGTTCGCCGCCGCCGGCGTCATCGCCTCGTTCGGTCGCGTCACCGACGAGTACATCGCCGGTGGCTTCCGCTGGCGCTACCTCAACGCACCGTTCTACGTCATCGCGATCGCGGTCGTCCTCCACGGCGTGAGCGCGTTCTTCCTCGCGCTGCCGTACGCCGACCTCACCTACCTCGCGGCCGCGCTGGCGGGCGGAACGTTGCTGGGGCTGTTCAGCACGCTCGCGTTCGCCATCGCGGAGCAGCGCGCCCCCCGGCGGCCGGACTCGAAGGCCGCGTAG
- a CDS encoding DUF6517 family protein — protein MTEESPGRSRRSVLAAGATAATVGLAGCAGLAGDLSFESGSATVTAQARSEAGYREAGVTAIPFSRQVSLGPIRRTVEVTNLLAEYDRSVGLDSGGLTDGLGIPTDARAAVFAAFTTPAVDVFGRTLNPVANLSTDELANLIQQHYGGFRNLATDAELSGTLLGQSTGITRYTAEADLLTTAVVSTDIPIYLYVGAPVRAGEDFVLTVAAHPRAAGPREGTMRTLLEGVEHAAGSA, from the coding sequence ATGACCGAGGAGTCGCCGGGGAGGAGCCGTCGTTCGGTTCTCGCGGCCGGCGCGACCGCCGCCACCGTCGGGCTCGCTGGCTGTGCGGGCCTGGCGGGCGACCTGTCGTTCGAGTCCGGCAGCGCTACCGTCACGGCACAGGCACGGTCCGAGGCGGGCTACCGGGAGGCCGGTGTGACCGCGATTCCGTTCAGCCGTCAGGTCTCGCTGGGGCCGATCCGACGGACGGTGGAGGTGACGAATCTGCTGGCCGAGTACGACCGCAGCGTCGGCCTCGACAGCGGTGGCCTGACCGACGGGCTCGGCATCCCCACCGATGCGCGTGCCGCGGTGTTCGCCGCGTTCACGACGCCGGCGGTCGACGTCTTCGGCCGGACGCTCAACCCGGTCGCCAACCTCTCGACCGACGAGCTGGCGAACCTCATCCAGCAACACTACGGCGGCTTCCGCAACCTCGCGACGGACGCCGAACTCTCGGGGACGCTCCTCGGGCAGTCCACGGGGATAACCCGGTACACCGCCGAGGCGGACCTGCTGACGACCGCCGTCGTCTCGACGGACATCCCCATCTACCTCTACGTCGGCGCGCCCGTCCGAGCCGGCGAGGACTTCGTGCTCACCGTCGCGGCCCACCCGCGGGCCGCCGGCCCCCGCGAGGGGACCATGCGGACGTTACTCGAGGGCGTCGAGCACGCGGCGGGGTCGGCCTGA
- a CDS encoding radical SAM protein: MISEGCEQCADGGKMVLFVYGYCDQRDCFYCPLGENRKNVNQVYANERPVESDEDVLEEAHRMDALGTSITGGEPQEAMARTTRYLSLLKDEFGEDHHTHLYTGITGGRENMRRLSEAGLDEIRFHPPFELWGDLHGTEWEEILYIAREEGLTPSFEIPGIRAEPEFLEFLDEGAAEFCNINEFEMSDGNYRRMQEAGFELKDGHMSAVEGSHDILEVMGDHERVYFCTSVFKDAAQHRNRLKRMARNIRRPFDEITDDGTLVYGKTWLDPEKLEALGVPDEFYTVKSDHVELAWWLLEEMVEEGDVSEGELVEQYPTYDGTVVERTPLA, translated from the coding sequence ATGATATCCGAGGGGTGCGAACAGTGCGCGGACGGCGGGAAGATGGTGCTGTTCGTCTACGGCTACTGTGACCAGCGCGACTGCTTCTACTGCCCCCTCGGCGAGAACCGCAAGAACGTCAATCAGGTGTACGCCAACGAGCGTCCCGTCGAGTCCGACGAGGACGTGCTGGAGGAGGCCCACCGGATGGACGCGCTCGGCACCTCCATCACGGGCGGCGAGCCCCAGGAGGCGATGGCACGCACGACGCGGTACCTCTCGCTCCTCAAGGACGAGTTCGGCGAGGACCACCACACGCACCTGTACACGGGCATCACGGGCGGGCGCGAGAACATGCGCCGCCTGAGCGAGGCAGGTCTCGACGAGATACGGTTCCACCCGCCGTTCGAGCTGTGGGGCGACCTCCACGGGACCGAGTGGGAGGAGATCCTCTACATCGCCCGCGAGGAGGGGCTCACCCCCTCCTTCGAGATTCCCGGTATCCGCGCCGAGCCGGAGTTCCTCGAGTTCCTCGACGAGGGCGCCGCCGAGTTCTGCAACATCAACGAGTTCGAGATGTCCGACGGGAACTACCGCCGGATGCAGGAGGCGGGCTTCGAACTCAAGGACGGCCACATGAGCGCGGTCGAGGGGAGCCACGATATCCTCGAGGTGATGGGCGACCACGAGCGCGTCTACTTCTGCACGAGCGTCTTCAAGGACGCCGCCCAGCACCGCAACCGGCTCAAGCGGATGGCCCGGAACATCCGGCGCCCGTTCGACGAAATCACCGACGACGGCACGCTCGTCTACGGGAAGACGTGGCTCGACCCCGAGAAGCTGGAGGCGCTCGGGGTGCCCGACGAGTTCTACACCGTCAAATCCGACCACGTCGAGCTGGCGTGGTGGCTGCTGGAGGAGATGGTCGAGGAGGGTGATGTCTCCGAGGGGGAACTGGTCGAGCAGTACCCGACCTACGACGGGACCGTGGTGGAGCGCACGCCGCTGGCATAG
- a CDS encoding DUF5788 family protein, which yields MREFERKQLLERVEREGATLGADIPDEIEVQGETVELHQFVFEIKRRDTVPPGERERVEEAKKNLRRERLQRKQRLEDEAEAADLSFAEGEALVESIIGIDRALEALQSLGPTSIEQEAKAQEAADKKRWMKFLKQALGREDDTGKRGGY from the coding sequence ATGCGGGAGTTCGAACGGAAACAGCTCCTCGAACGCGTCGAGCGCGAGGGGGCGACGCTCGGTGCCGACATCCCCGACGAGATCGAGGTGCAGGGCGAGACCGTCGAACTGCACCAGTTCGTCTTCGAGATCAAGCGCCGGGACACCGTCCCGCCGGGCGAGCGGGAGCGGGTCGAAGAGGCGAAGAAGAACCTCCGGCGCGAGCGACTCCAGCGCAAGCAGCGGCTGGAGGACGAGGCCGAGGCGGCCGACCTCTCGTTCGCCGAGGGCGAGGCGCTCGTCGAGTCCATCATCGGCATCGACCGGGCGCTCGAAGCGTTGCAGTCGCTCGGCCCGACCAGCATCGAGCAGGAGGCCAAAGCGCAGGAGGCCGCCGACAAGAAGCGGTGGATGAAGTTCCTGAAGCAGGCGCTCGGGCGCGAGGACGATACCGGGAAGCGCGGCGGGTACTGA